Proteins co-encoded in one Nonlabens agnitus genomic window:
- the gltB gene encoding glutamate synthase large subunit — MLKQQGLYYPEYEHDNCGAGFICSLKGEKSNDIIHKALQILEKLEHRGAVSADGRTGDGAGILIDIPHEFFLKNVDFKLPKAGNYAVSNVFLPKKSNQRQYCLNTLENHLNIMGLNILGWRDVPVDANHLGKIATTTEPFIKQIFIRKSDDKQSDFEFTRKLFIARKKAEHEIYSSKISESGKFYLPSLSTKIIIYKGLLMPGDIKGYYKDLNDPSFVTRLALVHQRFSTNTFPTWDLAQPFRYMCHNGEINTLRGNVSRMFSRQELMESKAFGDDIKEILPIVLPGKSDSASMDMVVELLLMTGRSLPEVMMMLVPEAWEKNPYMPDEKRAFYEFNSCLMEPWDGPASIPFTDGTYIGAVLDRNGLRPSRYSVTKDGYVIMSSETGVVEIEPSNLQFHGRLEPGKMFLVNMKEGRIVNDDEIKNAVAAKHPYRKWLNENLVHLKDIPYNDCPVFLNEETLEKRKVVFGYTQEDVDTIILPMAKNSKEPIGSMGSDTPIAVLSQRSQLIYNYFKQLFAQVTNPPLDGIREQLITDISLTLGKDANIFEVSDAHCKKLKIQNPVISKQDLDKIKSYQNPDIKITEIPMLYDIKRGHNGLEDALEEMLQTASAKAKKGYNIIILSDRNTSKELAPIPALLACSHINSGLQRLGLRSKISIIIESAEPREVHHFALLFGYGASAVNPYMVNEIIEEQLEELNDTSITPLEAIENYNKAVGKGILKVMNKIGISTLNSYRGAQLFECIGINTEVVNAYFPKTTTRIQGVGLHQLEKEINKRYKQAYERQEIDGSLDLEMGGEYRWRRNGEHHMFNPLSVAKLQEAVRTNKATTYKEYSEIINDQSRRLMTIRGLFEFTNYDPIPLEEVEPWTNIVKRFKTGAMSYGSISAEAHENLAVAMNRIGGKSNSGEGGEDESRFYKDATGDWKNSAIKQVASGRFGVTSNYLTNASEIQIKMAQGAKPGEGGQLPGPKVNPQIAKTRNSTPYVGLISPPPHHDIYSIEDLSQLIYDLKSANREARINVKLVSEVGVGTVAAGVAKAKADVVLISGFDGGTGASPLTSLKHCGLPWELGLAEAQQTLVMNDLRNRIVVECDGQMKTGRDVAVACLLGAEEFGFATAPLVASGCIMMRVCHLNTCPVGIATQNPELRKKFKGKPEHVVNYMYFIAQELREIMAQLGFRTVDEMVGQVGKLDRNKAIDFYKTRGIDLSPILHKIDVPAGTKLYNTEKQDHQMEDALDLEIISKAHPALFRKEKTILDFKITNEDRAVGAILSNEISKIYGSQGLPENTLKINFSGSAGQSFGAFATHGLTLSVTGNTNDYIGKGLSGAKLIVKVHEEATIKPEENVIIGNVALYGATAGEAYINGKAGERFCVRNSGATAVVEGIGDHGCEYMTGGVAVVLGPVDRNFGAGMSGGIAFIYDKEKTFERQVNAEGLNIDPVTDAEDINKLRDLIEQHYNATFSPLAQRLLENWKQELPHFLKVLPEEYRQALLRLEEENLITT; from the coding sequence ATGTTGAAGCAACAAGGTTTATATTATCCAGAATACGAGCACGACAATTGTGGTGCTGGGTTTATTTGTAGTCTTAAAGGAGAAAAGTCTAACGATATTATTCACAAGGCATTACAAATTCTAGAAAAACTAGAACATCGCGGTGCCGTGAGTGCAGATGGTCGCACCGGTGATGGTGCAGGTATTTTGATAGATATACCCCACGAGTTTTTTCTAAAAAATGTGGATTTCAAATTGCCCAAGGCCGGTAATTATGCCGTGAGCAATGTCTTTTTGCCCAAAAAGTCGAACCAGCGTCAATACTGTTTGAACACGCTAGAAAACCATTTGAATATAATGGGTCTCAATATCTTAGGATGGCGTGACGTTCCTGTGGATGCCAATCATTTAGGTAAAATCGCAACGACTACAGAACCGTTTATCAAGCAGATTTTCATAAGGAAATCAGACGATAAACAATCTGATTTTGAATTTACCAGAAAGCTCTTTATCGCTCGTAAAAAAGCAGAACACGAGATCTATTCCTCTAAAATTTCAGAAAGCGGTAAGTTTTATCTGCCCAGCCTTTCTACTAAAATTATAATCTACAAAGGTTTGTTGATGCCAGGTGACATCAAAGGCTATTACAAGGACCTGAACGATCCATCGTTTGTAACTAGATTAGCCTTAGTACACCAGCGTTTTTCTACCAATACATTCCCTACATGGGATCTGGCACAGCCTTTTAGATATATGTGTCACAATGGTGAGATCAACACGTTAAGAGGTAATGTCTCCAGAATGTTTTCCAGACAGGAGTTGATGGAGAGCAAAGCCTTTGGCGATGATATAAAAGAAATTCTGCCTATCGTGTTGCCTGGTAAATCAGATAGCGCATCCATGGACATGGTAGTAGAATTATTACTCATGACCGGTAGATCACTTCCTGAAGTAATGATGATGCTGGTTCCAGAAGCTTGGGAGAAAAACCCATATATGCCAGATGAGAAACGAGCATTCTATGAATTCAATTCTTGTTTGATGGAGCCTTGGGATGGTCCAGCCTCCATTCCATTTACTGATGGGACTTACATAGGCGCCGTACTTGATAGAAATGGTTTACGCCCATCTAGATATAGCGTGACTAAAGATGGTTATGTGATAATGTCCTCAGAAACTGGCGTGGTAGAAATCGAGCCTAGCAACCTACAGTTTCACGGTAGATTGGAACCTGGGAAAATGTTCTTGGTAAACATGAAAGAAGGTCGCATCGTCAACGATGACGAAATCAAAAATGCCGTAGCAGCTAAACATCCGTACCGCAAATGGCTCAATGAGAACCTCGTTCATTTAAAGGATATACCTTATAACGATTGCCCGGTTTTTCTTAATGAGGAGACCTTAGAAAAACGCAAAGTAGTTTTTGGTTACACACAGGAAGATGTGGACACCATCATATTGCCTATGGCCAAAAACAGCAAGGAGCCCATCGGTTCCATGGGAAGCGACACACCAATTGCCGTGCTTTCACAGCGATCACAACTCATCTATAATTATTTCAAGCAGCTGTTCGCACAGGTGACAAATCCGCCATTGGATGGTATTAGAGAGCAACTCATTACAGATATAAGTTTGACTCTAGGTAAGGACGCCAATATTTTTGAAGTTAGCGATGCACACTGTAAAAAATTAAAGATCCAGAATCCCGTAATTTCTAAGCAGGATCTGGACAAAATAAAAAGTTACCAAAATCCAGATATCAAGATCACAGAGATCCCAATGTTGTACGACATCAAGCGTGGCCACAATGGATTAGAAGATGCTCTTGAAGAGATGTTGCAGACCGCTTCCGCGAAAGCGAAAAAAGGATACAACATTATCATTTTATCAGACCGTAATACGAGCAAAGAACTTGCGCCTATTCCTGCTTTACTTGCTTGTTCCCATATTAACAGTGGATTACAACGATTGGGTCTTAGGTCAAAGATCAGCATCATCATCGAATCTGCAGAACCTCGAGAAGTACACCATTTTGCTCTATTGTTTGGCTACGGTGCCAGCGCTGTCAATCCTTATATGGTCAATGAAATTATTGAAGAGCAGCTTGAGGAACTAAATGACACTTCCATCACACCTCTTGAGGCGATAGAAAATTACAATAAAGCCGTTGGTAAAGGAATCTTGAAGGTGATGAACAAGATTGGGATTTCCACACTTAATTCTTATCGTGGTGCGCAATTGTTTGAATGTATAGGTATTAACACTGAAGTTGTGAATGCTTATTTCCCTAAAACGACCACTAGAATTCAAGGTGTAGGACTGCACCAGCTGGAAAAGGAGATCAACAAACGCTATAAACAAGCTTATGAGCGTCAAGAAATCGATGGCAGCCTAGACCTTGAAATGGGCGGCGAGTATCGCTGGAGACGCAATGGCGAGCACCACATGTTCAATCCATTGTCTGTAGCTAAACTGCAGGAAGCCGTTCGTACGAACAAGGCAACTACCTACAAGGAATATTCTGAAATTATCAATGACCAATCCAGACGGTTGATGACGATACGTGGTCTTTTTGAATTTACAAATTATGATCCCATACCATTAGAAGAAGTAGAGCCTTGGACCAATATTGTAAAGCGATTCAAAACAGGCGCAATGTCTTATGGATCTATTAGTGCAGAGGCTCATGAAAATCTAGCCGTAGCCATGAACCGTATAGGTGGTAAAAGTAATAGCGGTGAAGGTGGTGAAGATGAATCACGCTTCTATAAAGATGCTACTGGTGACTGGAAAAACAGTGCGATCAAGCAAGTGGCTTCTGGTAGATTTGGAGTAACCTCTAACTACTTGACCAATGCCTCAGAGATTCAAATCAAAATGGCGCAAGGTGCAAAACCTGGAGAAGGTGGCCAGTTGCCTGGACCTAAAGTAAATCCACAAATTGCCAAAACTAGGAATTCAACACCATACGTTGGCTTGATATCTCCACCACCACACCACGATATTTACTCGATTGAAGATTTATCGCAATTGATTTACGATTTGAAATCGGCTAACCGTGAAGCTCGTATTAATGTGAAGTTGGTAAGCGAGGTTGGTGTAGGAACTGTTGCAGCTGGTGTGGCAAAAGCTAAGGCCGATGTGGTTTTGATCTCTGGTTTTGATGGTGGTACCGGTGCATCGCCGCTTACGTCACTCAAACACTGTGGTCTGCCTTGGGAACTAGGACTAGCTGAAGCTCAACAGACCCTAGTCATGAACGACTTACGCAACCGCATCGTTGTAGAATGCGATGGTCAAATGAAAACTGGACGTGATGTTGCTGTCGCTTGTTTACTGGGCGCCGAAGAGTTTGGGTTTGCTACCGCACCGCTGGTAGCTTCGGGCTGTATCATGATGCGTGTTTGTCACTTAAATACTTGTCCTGTTGGTATCGCCACACAGAATCCAGAATTGCGTAAAAAATTCAAAGGAAAACCAGAGCACGTGGTGAACTACATGTATTTCATCGCACAGGAATTGCGTGAGATCATGGCGCAACTAGGATTTAGAACAGTAGATGAAATGGTGGGTCAGGTAGGAAAACTAGATCGAAACAAAGCCATAGATTTTTATAAAACTCGAGGTATTGACCTCTCGCCTATTCTACACAAAATTGATGTTCCAGCTGGAACCAAACTTTACAATACAGAAAAGCAAGATCACCAGATGGAGGATGCGTTGGATTTAGAAATCATAAGTAAAGCGCACCCAGCATTGTTTAGAAAAGAGAAAACCATTTTAGATTTTAAGATAACGAACGAAGACCGTGCAGTTGGAGCAATCCTTAGCAACGAGATCTCTAAGATCTACGGCTCTCAAGGATTACCAGAAAACACCTTGAAAATCAATTTTTCAGGATCTGCAGGACAAAGTTTTGGAGCATTTGCGACGCATGGCCTTACCTTATCAGTTACTGGAAACACAAATGATTATATAGGTAAAGGATTGTCAGGTGCAAAACTGATTGTGAAGGTACATGAGGAAGCCACCATCAAGCCAGAAGAAAATGTCATTATTGGAAATGTGGCATTATATGGCGCGACAGCTGGTGAAGCCTACATCAATGGTAAGGCCGGCGAGCGATTCTGTGTACGTAATTCAGGTGCTACAGCGGTTGTAGAAGGAATAGGTGATCATGGTTGTGAATACATGACTGGTGGAGTCGCCGTTGTTTTGGGACCTGTAGATAGAAACTTTGGAGCAGGAATGAGCGGCGGTATTGCTTTCATATACGACAAGGAGAAAACCTTTGAGCGTCAAGTGAATGCCGAAGGATTAAATATCGATCCAGTAACTGATGCTGAAGATATCAATAAGTTAAGGGACTTGATAGAACAGCATTACAATGCTACATTCAGTCCGCTAGCTCAACGATTACTTGAAAACTGGAAGCAGGAACTACCACATTTCCTTAAAGTATTGCCAGAAGAATATCGACAAGCCTTGCTAAGGTTGGAAGAAGAAAATTTAATAACTACGTAG
- a CDS encoding TrkA C-terminal domain-containing protein, with the protein MIAAISLFLIVTLSALITKIASIALVHTGLSAESAKFQARSAYTGAGLSTKETELIMNHPVRRKIVYNLMLIGNAGIVTVMSSLILTFVLPETTASRLYGLLIIVVGLTGLWFAIRSKWVDRGLSKMISSMLRRYTDLQVQDFEAVLHLKNDYKISEANVDSDGWMCNRTLQELNLREEGITILGVYRKGDNYYGSPSGPFKLQADDVVTIYGKADGIKSLYQRKKDFYAHLEHERAVAREEERRQAEIAMAETEEE; encoded by the coding sequence ATGATTGCTGCGATTTCACTATTTCTTATTGTTACTTTATCTGCTCTCATTACCAAGATTGCGTCCATTGCTCTGGTCCATACAGGGCTATCTGCAGAAAGTGCCAAGTTCCAAGCCAGGTCTGCCTATACCGGTGCTGGATTAAGTACAAAGGAAACAGAACTGATTATGAATCATCCTGTAAGACGTAAGATTGTTTATAATCTGATGCTTATAGGTAACGCGGGTATTGTTACGGTAATGTCCTCTTTGATTTTAACCTTTGTGCTACCCGAAACTACGGCCTCCAGGTTATACGGTTTACTTATTATCGTGGTAGGATTGACGGGCTTATGGTTTGCCATACGCAGCAAATGGGTAGATCGCGGATTGTCCAAAATGATAAGTTCCATGCTGCGACGTTATACAGACCTGCAAGTTCAGGATTTTGAAGCCGTGCTGCATCTTAAGAATGATTATAAGATTAGCGAGGCAAATGTGGATAGTGATGGGTGGATGTGTAACCGCACGCTCCAAGAGTTGAATTTGCGTGAGGAAGGAATCACTATCCTGGGCGTATACCGTAAAGGTGACAATTATTACGGATCACCTTCAGGTCCATTCAAATTGCAGGCTGATGATGTAGTCACTATATATGGTAAGGCAGATGGCATCAAGAGTCTCTACCAACGTAAAAAGGATTTTTACGCGCATCTAGAGCACGAGCGCGCGGTGGCCAGAGAAGAGGAGCGTCGCCAGGCCGAAATCGCAATGGCAGAAACGGAAGAGGAATAA
- a CDS encoding outer membrane beta-barrel protein, protein MKKLLLFVFVLSTFSVFAQDETEETKKFTFEGSVDAYYRTQLNASDDTPQGVASFAGQTGFAVGMANIIAGYESSNGKVGAVADLVFGPRADEATTLPNVNQLYAYWNVSESTTLTLGRFNTFLGYEVISPVGNFNYSTSYLFASGPFSHVGVKADFALSEDFSAMILVMNPTDVNDNLTGDYALGGQLGYKGQYLNLYYDSGVVLGFEIDYTGGFDVSDSFFLGINAAYQTNDDAGFYGAALYPQVSLSDSFDLGLRGEYFSLHGGTDDPSVIDLTLTGSYSIENLTIKPELRLDTWSNDEPFIDSDGMFSDNLSSFLIAAIYKF, encoded by the coding sequence ATGAAAAAATTACTACTCTTCGTATTTGTGTTATCAACTTTCAGTGTTTTTGCACAAGATGAAACTGAAGAAACCAAGAAATTCACTTTTGAAGGTAGCGTTGATGCCTATTACCGTACGCAACTTAATGCGAGTGATGACACACCGCAAGGCGTAGCATCTTTTGCAGGACAAACGGGTTTTGCGGTAGGTATGGCAAATATTATTGCTGGCTATGAAAGTTCTAATGGTAAAGTAGGAGCGGTGGCAGATTTAGTTTTTGGACCTAGAGCAGATGAAGCTACTACCTTACCTAATGTAAATCAGCTATACGCATATTGGAATGTTTCAGAATCTACAACGCTTACGTTGGGTAGATTCAATACTTTTTTAGGATACGAGGTAATCTCACCGGTAGGAAACTTTAATTACAGTACTTCTTATCTGTTTGCGAGTGGACCATTTTCCCATGTAGGTGTAAAGGCAGACTTTGCGCTTTCTGAAGATTTTAGCGCAATGATCTTGGTTATGAATCCGACAGATGTCAATGATAACTTGACTGGAGATTATGCACTAGGCGGTCAATTGGGTTACAAAGGTCAATACCTAAATCTTTACTACGACTCTGGAGTCGTTCTAGGATTTGAAATAGACTACACCGGTGGTTTTGATGTTTCAGATAGCTTTTTTCTAGGAATCAATGCTGCTTATCAAACTAATGATGACGCTGGTTTCTACGGTGCTGCACTCTACCCACAAGTTTCTTTATCAGATAGCTTTGACCTAGGATTGAGAGGTGAGTACTTCTCTTTACATGGTGGTACAGATGATCCTAGCGTGATCGACCTAACACTTACCGGTAGCTATTCCATTGAAAACTTGACTATAAAACCAGAACTACGTCTTGATACGTGGTCTAATGATGAGCCGTTCATTGATTCTGACGGGATGTTTTCAGACAACCTTTCTTCCTTCCTAATTGCGGCCATCTATAAATTTTAA
- a CDS encoding P-II family nitrogen regulator: MKKIEAIIRKSKFSAVKKALHEVDVNFFSYWDVTGLGNEKKGSVYRGVSYSTSDIQRRYLSIVVTDEFEEKTINAIIASAKTGDVGDGKIFVSHVEESYRIRTGEKGAATLK; this comes from the coding sequence ATGAAAAAAATCGAAGCAATTATCAGAAAGTCAAAATTTTCTGCCGTTAAGAAAGCCTTACATGAAGTTGATGTGAATTTCTTCTCCTATTGGGATGTTACCGGATTGGGAAATGAAAAGAAAGGATCTGTCTATCGTGGTGTCTCTTACAGCACTAGTGATATACAGCGCAGATATCTTTCCATTGTCGTGACTGATGAATTTGAAGAGAAAACCATCAATGCGATTATAGCATCTGCAAAAACCGGCGATGTAGGTGATGGGAAAATCTTTGTTTCCCATGTAGAGGAGAGTTATAGAATTCGTACTGGTGAAAAAGGCGCTGCTACACTCAAATAG
- a CDS encoding ammonium transporter — translation MNQIQQESLDAAIASVNGDLSAMWIMLCAILVFFMQAGFTLVEVGFTRAKNAGNIIMKNVMDLAIGSIMFLCVGYAFMYGDQVVAGGFMRLSSAEQGYFFFHATDWYNLFFQTVFCATAATIVSGAVAGRTKFSTYLIFSAILTTFIYPISGSWYWPFDDDAWLNTLGFIDFAGSSVVHAVGGGAALVAAKLVGPRIGKYVDGKVNVIPGHNMLYGALGVFILWLGWFGFNGGSQLAWGGDDTIAAGSVIINTNVAAAIGAVCAMFFTWVRYGRPDISMTLNGGLAGLVGITAGCGAVDAFGALCIGLICGIMVVVSIEFLDKKLRIDDPVGAISVHGTCGFLGTVLVGVFALEGGLISGGGFKLLGIQALGSISYIGWAMLTTFIILFILKKTIGLRVTAKQEEDGLDMHEHGITVYGEE, via the coding sequence ATGAATCAAATTCAACAAGAAAGTTTAGATGCGGCAATAGCAAGTGTCAATGGTGACTTGAGCGCCATGTGGATCATGCTGTGCGCCATCCTTGTATTTTTTATGCAGGCTGGATTTACGCTCGTAGAAGTAGGGTTTACCAGAGCCAAAAATGCAGGAAACATCATTATGAAAAACGTCATGGACCTAGCGATAGGATCTATAATGTTTCTATGTGTAGGATATGCATTTATGTACGGTGATCAGGTAGTAGCTGGAGGCTTTATGAGATTAAGTTCTGCAGAACAGGGTTACTTCTTCTTTCACGCTACAGACTGGTACAACCTGTTTTTCCAGACCGTGTTTTGTGCTACGGCAGCTACCATCGTTTCTGGAGCAGTTGCTGGTAGAACAAAGTTCTCCACTTATCTCATATTCTCAGCGATTTTAACCACTTTCATCTATCCTATATCAGGAAGCTGGTATTGGCCATTTGATGATGATGCCTGGTTAAATACGTTAGGTTTCATTGATTTTGCAGGTTCATCAGTAGTGCATGCTGTCGGTGGTGGTGCAGCATTGGTAGCGGCCAAATTGGTTGGCCCTAGAATCGGGAAATATGTAGACGGCAAGGTAAACGTCATTCCTGGACACAATATGCTTTATGGAGCATTAGGAGTATTTATCCTTTGGTTGGGATGGTTTGGATTTAACGGTGGATCGCAACTCGCATGGGGTGGTGACGATACCATTGCTGCAGGTAGCGTAATCATCAATACCAATGTTGCAGCTGCGATCGGTGCTGTTTGCGCCATGTTTTTTACTTGGGTGCGTTACGGCCGTCCAGACATTTCAATGACACTTAATGGTGGTCTTGCAGGATTGGTGGGAATTACCGCTGGCTGTGGTGCCGTCGATGCCTTCGGTGCGTTATGTATAGGTCTTATATGTGGCATCATGGTAGTGGTTTCCATAGAATTTTTGGACAAGAAGCTAAGAATAGACGATCCAGTAGGAGCGATATCAGTTCATGGAACCTGTGGTTTCCTGGGAACCGTACTTGTTGGAGTATTTGCACTGGAAGGTGGTCTTATATCTGGCGGTGGTTTCAAACTTTTGGGTATCCAGGCGTTAGGTTCAATTTCCTATATAGGGTGGGCCATGTTGACTACATTTATCATTTTGTTCATCCTTAAAAAGACCATTGGTTTGCGCGTTACAGCAAAACAAGAAGAAGATGGTCTTGATATGCATGAACATGGTATAACCGTTTATGGAGAAGAATAA
- a CDS encoding DUF2891 domain-containing protein — protein MKQLLLVFILILASCQKKENEVPTQEADSSTNLDSIPTPQLTLEQANNLALLPLHCVDQEYPNKMGHVTAAPEDQKRPTVQHPVFYGCFDWHSAVHGHWSAVALLKQFPELDNASELLQKLTSNITAANVAVEIDYLNSENNQTFERTYGWAWLLKLQQELDTWNTAEGKQMAAALQPLTDLVSQRYVEYLPKLNYAIRVGEHSITAFGIAFAWDYAVHAKNEALKQAIESKAMEFYSNDQNCPISWEPSGYDFLSPCLEEVDIMRRVLPASDFHEWLAQFLPGIENGKLDLELGEVSDRTDGKLVHIDGLNLSRAWVLYGLANQYDQYDNLIEIADEHITYTLPNLVADDYEGGHWLGSFAIYALQEAGKN, from the coding sequence GTGAAACAACTTCTACTCGTATTTATATTGATCCTGGCTAGCTGCCAGAAAAAAGAGAATGAGGTTCCTACTCAGGAAGCGGATAGCTCTACTAACCTTGATAGCATTCCTACACCGCAACTCACATTAGAACAGGCTAATAACCTGGCATTGCTGCCACTGCATTGTGTAGATCAGGAATATCCCAACAAAATGGGACATGTCACGGCTGCGCCAGAAGATCAAAAAAGACCAACGGTACAGCATCCGGTATTTTACGGCTGTTTTGACTGGCATAGCGCGGTGCATGGACACTGGAGTGCTGTGGCACTACTCAAACAGTTTCCAGAGTTGGATAATGCTAGCGAGCTCCTACAAAAGCTCACTTCCAACATCACTGCGGCAAACGTAGCGGTAGAAATAGATTATCTCAATAGCGAAAACAACCAAACCTTCGAACGCACCTATGGTTGGGCGTGGCTGCTTAAACTGCAACAGGAGCTAGACACCTGGAACACCGCTGAGGGAAAACAAATGGCGGCAGCACTACAACCGTTGACAGATCTCGTATCGCAGCGATATGTGGAATATCTACCTAAACTCAACTATGCTATCAGAGTAGGTGAGCACTCCATTACGGCATTTGGGATAGCCTTTGCTTGGGATTATGCGGTTCATGCAAAAAATGAAGCTCTCAAGCAAGCGATTGAATCTAAAGCTATGGAGTTCTACAGCAATGATCAAAATTGTCCCATAAGCTGGGAACCTAGTGGTTATGATTTTTTATCTCCATGTCTGGAAGAAGTGGACATTATGCGCCGCGTTCTTCCAGCCTCAGATTTTCATGAGTGGCTAGCGCAGTTTCTTCCAGGAATCGAAAACGGAAAACTAGATCTTGAACTAGGCGAGGTTAGCGATAGAACAGATGGTAAGTTGGTTCACATAGATGGGCTTAACTTAAGCAGAGCTTGGGTGCTTTATGGTCTTGCAAATCAATATGACCAATACGATAACCTTATTGAGATCGCAGATGAGCACATCACCTACACGCTGCCTAATCTTGTAGCAGACGATTACGAAGGCGGTCACTGGTTGGGAAGTTTTGCCATCTATGCCTTGCAAGAAGCAGGTAAAAATTGA
- a CDS encoding Nramp family divalent metal transporter — translation MKRIFKNIGPATLVAAAFIGPGTITICTITGASFGYTLLWAMVLSMLATIILQEMAARLGLITGKGLSDIVRNQISSKPIKIGMIVLMISAIFVGNAAYEAGNISGGVIGLEVLSGTAWYQPLLVGCCAFALLMVGNYKVLERVLIALVVLMGISFIAVAIAIKPNYSAVLEGLFKPSFQEDQLLLILGLIGTTVVPYNLFLHASLVKEKWNNHTDLKYVRWDTIISVILGGMVSMAIIIAASGLQGQDINSPADLARSLEPVYGSFSTTIFAIGIIAAGITSAITAPLAAAYVVQGCLGWNRDLRNWRFRMVWMLVLGTGVLFASIGFKPIQVITFAQVANGLLLPIMAVILLWLVNTNILDTYKNNIFLNIMALAVVLVTLFLGGKTIASVAGIL, via the coding sequence TTGAAACGGATCTTCAAAAATATAGGACCTGCAACATTAGTTGCTGCTGCATTTATAGGTCCAGGAACCATCACGATTTGTACTATTACTGGTGCATCTTTTGGTTATACGCTTCTTTGGGCAATGGTGTTGTCCATGCTGGCGACCATCATACTACAAGAGATGGCAGCCAGATTGGGGCTTATTACAGGCAAAGGATTATCAGATATCGTACGCAATCAAATCTCGAGTAAGCCCATCAAAATTGGTATGATCGTATTAATGATCAGTGCGATATTTGTGGGTAATGCGGCCTATGAGGCTGGAAATATTTCTGGTGGTGTGATAGGCCTGGAAGTCCTTTCGGGTACGGCTTGGTATCAACCGCTATTAGTGGGATGCTGTGCTTTTGCGTTATTGATGGTTGGAAACTACAAAGTGCTGGAACGTGTGTTGATAGCTTTGGTTGTGCTCATGGGAATATCATTTATCGCCGTGGCGATCGCCATCAAGCCAAATTATTCAGCGGTGTTGGAAGGGCTTTTTAAACCATCGTTTCAAGAGGATCAACTGTTACTCATTTTGGGTTTGATAGGCACGACCGTTGTTCCCTATAACTTGTTCTTACACGCCTCGCTGGTAAAGGAAAAATGGAACAACCATACCGATTTGAAGTACGTTCGCTGGGACACGATTATATCCGTCATTCTTGGTGGTATGGTGTCTATGGCAATCATTATTGCTGCATCGGGATTACAGGGTCAAGACATTAATTCACCGGCAGATTTAGCCAGGTCACTTGAACCTGTCTACGGTTCATTTTCTACAACCATTTTTGCCATTGGGATCATCGCCGCCGGTATTACTAGTGCCATCACGGCACCGCTTGCCGCAGCCTATGTGGTTCAAGGTTGTTTGGGATGGAATAGGGATTTGAGAAATTGGCGTTTTAGAATGGTCTGGATGCTAGTGTTGGGAACAGGAGTTCTCTTTGCATCCATAGGGTTTAAGCCCATACAAGTAATCACTTTTGCCCAGGTTGCCAATGGACTGCTGCTTCCTATCATGGCAGTCATTTTGCTGTGGCTGGTCAACACCAATATTTTGGATACCTACAAGAACAACATTTTTTTAAATATTATGGCGCTAGCGGTAGTGCTGGTCACTTTGTTTCTAGGTGGTAAAACCATTGCAAGCGTAGCGGGAATCTTATGA
- a CDS encoding LamB/YcsF family protein, with product MKVIDLNCDLGEGMSNDELIMPHISSCNIACGGHAGDADSIKSSLQLAQKFNVRAGAHPSFEDRENFGRLKLDWSRARFRESVTRQLQLFTTTAADLQMKWHHIKMHGALYHATAHEESFAQWTVEWLQEFYPDKAIYSLPKSLLHEKCKEAGQPFIAEVFVDRAYLKNGSLVPRSQQEAVHETTEQALHQLISMAHHNQVTTLDGANLLLIADTYCIHGDNVELVKQLPVLVKQLHQNQIQVAKYKA from the coding sequence ATGAAAGTCATTGACCTCAATTGCGATCTGGGCGAAGGCATGAGCAATGACGAGCTCATCATGCCGCACATTTCCTCCTGCAACATCGCTTGCGGCGGTCATGCTGGCGATGCCGATAGTATAAAATCAAGTTTGCAACTCGCGCAAAAATTTAATGTCAGAGCTGGTGCACATCCATCTTTTGAGGATCGGGAAAATTTTGGGCGATTGAAATTGGACTGGTCCAGAGCTCGCTTTCGCGAAAGCGTAACTCGTCAACTTCAACTTTTCACAACCACAGCAGCTGATTTACAAATGAAATGGCATCATATCAAGATGCATGGAGCGCTATACCACGCCACGGCTCATGAGGAATCCTTTGCTCAATGGACGGTTGAATGGCTTCAAGAGTTTTATCCTGACAAGGCTATTTATAGCTTGCCCAAATCGTTGTTGCATGAAAAATGCAAAGAAGCTGGTCAACCTTTTATTGCCGAGGTTTTTGTGGATCGTGCCTACTTGAAAAACGGTAGTTTGGTACCTAGATCACAGCAGGAAGCCGTTCACGAGACCACAGAGCAAGCGCTGCATCAATTGATATCTATGGCCCACCATAATCAGGTCACCACGCTAGATGGTGCCAATCTGTTACTAATCGCAGACACCTATTGCATTCATGGTGATAATGTCGAGCTTGTAAAGCAATTGCCGGTCCTAGTTAAACAGCTGCATCAAAATCAAATTCAAGTTGCCAAATACAAAGCTTAA